The Primulina huaijiensis isolate GDHJ02 chromosome 17, ASM1229523v2, whole genome shotgun sequence genome window below encodes:
- the LOC140962892 gene encoding isoleucine--tRNA ligase, cytoplasmic-like isoform X1, producing MDDVCEGKDFSFPAQEEKILSLWDEIKAFETQLERTKDFPEYVFYDGPPFATGLPHYGHILAGTIKDIVTRYQSMTGHHVTRRFGWDCHGLPVEHEIDKKLGIKSREDVIRMGIGNYNDECRGIVQRYVGEWEKTVIRMGRWIDFRNDYKTMDLNFMETVWWTFAQLYQKGLVYRGFKVMPYSTGCKTPLSNFEASSNYKEVPDPEIMVAFPIIDDSDGACFVAWTTTPWTLPSNLALCVNANLVYAKVRNKFNGKVYVVAESCLAELPVEKAKKGLPDGVFGVSENSNLRAKSSGAKTKNVDTYEMLDKYTGALLVGKKYIPLFDYFKDFSLVAFRVIADDYVTGDGGTGIVHCAPAFGEDDYRVCMENGIISKGENLVVAVDDDGCFTERITDFSKRYVKDADKDIIQAVKSKERLVKSGSFTHSYPFCCRSDTPLIYRAVPSWFVAVEKIKDQLLENNKQTYWVPDFVKEKRFHNWLENARDWAVSRSRFWGTPLPIWISDNGEEIVVMDSIEKLEKLSGAKVTDLHRHKIDHITIPSSRGTEFGVLRRVEDVFDCWFESGSMPYAYIHYPFENVELFENNFPGHFVAEGLDQTRGWFYTLMVLSTALFGKPAFRNLICNGLVLAEDGKKMSKRLKNYPPPSEVINDYGADALRLYVINSPVVRAEPLRFKKDGVYGVVKDVFLPWYNAYRFLLQNAKRLEVEGLAPFAPIDKQILQQSSNALDQWINSATHSLVHFVRQEMDAYRLYTVVPYLLKFLDNLTNIYVRFNRKRLKGRTGEQDCRTALSTLYHVLLTACKSMAPFTPFFTEVLYQNLRKVTNGSEDSIHYCKFPEVEGKRVDLIEESVNRMMTIIDLARNIRERHNKPLKTPLREMVIVHPDTEFLDDITGKLREYVLEELNVKSLVPCNDTLKYASLCAEPDFSVLGKRLGKSMGIVAKEVKAMSTENILVLEKAGEVTIATHVLKLSDIKITRKFKYPDNVKEEEMDAAGDGDVLVILDLRGDDSLFEAGVAREVVNRVQKLRKKVSLEPTDMVDVFFKSLDNDKTVFQEILKSQEQYIRDVLGSSLLPSDLLPPRAVILTEESFHGISNLSFTIILTRRAVV from the exons ATGGACGATGTTTGTGAAGGAAAAGACTTCTCCTTCCCCGCACAGGAGGAGAAAATCCTTTCACTGTGGGATGAAATAAAGGCGTTCGAAACTCAGCTCGAGCGTACCAAGGATTTCCCCGAATACGTCTTCTACGACGGGCCGCCTTTCGCCACCGGGCTGCCGCACTACGGTCATATTTTAGCTGGCACGATCAAAGACATTGTGACACGTTATCAGTCGATGACTGGTCATCACGTGACCCGGCGATTCGGGTGGGATTGCCATGGTTTACCTGTGGAGCATGAGATCGATAAGAAATTAGGGATTAAGAGTAGAGAGGATGTGATTCGTATGGGTATTGGGAATTACAATGATGAGTGTAGGGGAATTGTGCAGAGGTATGTTGGTGAGTGGGAGAAGACGGTGATTAGAATGGGGCGGTGGATTGATTTTAGGAATGATTATAAGACAATGGATTTGAATTTCATGGAAACTGTGTGGTGGACGTTTGCGCAGTTGTATCAGAAAGGTCTTGTTTATAGAGGTTTTAAG GTGATGCCATACAGCACAGGTTGCAAAACTCCATTGTCTAATTTTGAAGCTAGTTCAAACTACAAGGAAGTCCCAGATCCTGAAATAATGGTAGCCTTTCCCATTATTGATGATTCAGATGGAGCATGTTTTGTGGCATGGACCACAACTCCTTGGACTTTACCTAGCAACCTTGCACTTTGTGTCAATGCCAATCTTGTGTATGCGAAGGTCCGCAACAAGTTCAATGGAAAAGTTTATGTGGTTGCTGAATCTTGTTTGGCAGAGCTTCCTGTTGAAAAGGCAAAAAAAGGATTACCTGATGGAGTTTTTGGTGTTTCTGAAAATTCAAACCTAAGGGCCAAATCTTCTGGTGCAAAAACAAAGAATGTTGATACTTATGAAATGTTGGATAAGTATACCGGAGCTTTACTTGTTGGAAAGAAATATATCCCATTGTTTGATTATTTCAAGGATTTCTCTCTTGTGGCATTCAGAGTTATTGCAGATGATTATGTAACTGGTGATGGTGGTACAGGAATTGTCCACTGTGCTCCTGCATTTGGTGAAGATGATTACCGTGTTTGTATGGAGAATGGCATAATTAGCAAGGGGGAAAACCTTGTTGTTGCAGTGGATGATGATGGTTGTTTCACTGAGAGAATCACTGACTTCAGCAAGCGTTATGTAAAAGATGCAGATAAAGATATTATTCAAGCAGTGAAGTCGAAAGAAAGGCTTGTCAAATCTGGAAGCTTTACTCATAGTTATCCGTTTTGTTGTAGATCAGATACTCCTCTAATCTATAGAGCCGTGCCCAGCTGGTTTGTTGCTGTGGAGAAGATAAAGGATCAATTGCTTGAGAACAACAAACAGACATACTGGGTCCCTGACTTTGTGAAGGAAAAACGCTTTCATAATTGGCTAGAAAATGCTAGAGATTGGGCTGTCAGTCGAAGTAGGTTTTGGGGTACTCCACTCCCTATATGGATTAGTGACAATGGTGAGGAGATTGTGGTCATGGATTCCATTGAAAAACTTGAAAAACTTTCTGGTGCTAAGGTGACAGACTTGCATCGTCATAAAATTGACCATATCACTATCCCTTCAAGTCGAGGAACTGAATTTGGCGTCCTTCGACGAGTCGAGGATGTGTTTGATTGCTGGTTTGAGAGCGGATCCATGCCTTATGCTTATATCCATTATCCATTTGAAAATGTTGAATTGTTTGAGAACAATTTCCCTGGACATTTCGTGGCTGAGGGGCTGGATCAAACTCGTGGATGGTTCTATACTCTCATGGTTTTGTCGACTGCACTTTTTGGAAAACCAGCTTTCAGAAATCTCATTTGTAATGGGCTTGTACTGGCTGAGGATGGGAAGAAGATGAGTaagagattgaagaattatccTCCACCATCAGAAGTGATAAATGATTATGGAGCTGATGCATTAAGACTGTACGTTATTAACTCCCCAGTTGTTCGTGCCGAACCTTTGCGCTTTAAAAAGGATGGAGTTTATGGAGTGGTAAAAGATGTTTTCTTGCCATGGTATAATGCCTATAGGTTCCTTCTGCAAAATGCGAAAAGACTTGAAGTTGAAGGACTTGCACCATTTGCACCCATTGACAAACAAATTCTTCAGCAGTCATCCAATGCACTCGACCAATGGATTAACTCAGCTACGCATAGTTTGGTTCACTTTGTGCGGCAAGAAATGGATGCTTATAGGCTTTACACCGTTGTTCCTTATCTACTTAAGTTTTTGGACAACTTGACAAATATTTATGTGCGATTTAATCGAAAAAGACTGAAAGGTCGCACAGGAGAACAGGATTGCAGAACTGCTCTTTCTACTCTTTATCATGTACTTCTAACTGCATGTAAATCAATGGCTCCATTCACACCATTCTTTACTGAAGTTCTGTATCAGAACTTGAGGAAAGTTACCAATGGATCAGAAGATAGCATTCACTATTGCAAATTTCCAGAAGTAGAAGGCAAAAGAGTGGATCTTATTGAAGAAAGCGTCAATCGGATGATGACAATAATAGATCTTGCACGCAACATTCGTGAGCGTCACAACAAACCTCTTAAAACACCGCTGAGGGAGATGGTGATTGTGCATCCTGATACAGAATTTCTTGATGATATTACTGGCAAACTAAGAGAATATGTTCTTGAAGAACTTAATGTGAAGTCTTTGGTCCCATGCAACGACACTTTGAAGTATGCTTCCTTGTGTGCGGAACCTGATTTTAGCGTGTTAGGAAAAAGGCTAGGAAAATCGATGGGAATTGTTGCTAAAGAGGTGAAGGCGATGTCAACTGAAAATATCTTAGTTTTGGAGAAAGCAGGAGAGGTTACTATTGCCACACACGTCTTGAAGCTTAGTGATATCAAGATAACTAGGAAGTTCAAGTATCCTGATAATGTGAAAGAAGAGGAAATGGATGCAGCTGGTGATGGTGATGTTTTGGTTATATTGGACTTGCGTGGGGACGATTCGTTGTTCGAGGCTGGAGTTGCTCGAGAAGTTGTAAATCGCGTTCAAAAGCTGCGAAAGAAAGTTTCCCTTGAACCTACTGACATGGTAgatgtcttctttaaatcacTGGACAATGATAAAACAGTTTTTCAAGAAATACTAAAATCCCAGGAACAATACATTCGTGATGTGCTTGGGTCTTCATTGTTACCATCTGATCTACTTCCACCTCGTGCTGTGATTCTTACCGAAGAGAGTTTTCATGGGATTTCAAATCTCTCCTTTACTATTATCTTGACTAGACGTGCTGTAGTATAA
- the LOC140963040 gene encoding uncharacterized protein, whose protein sequence is MATVASAEPPPPPRYSTSGGDASVKVEALKCIDVSRLSQLELQALSLCSASFFDLSSTDDVVSPQLDRSLFNESAGSRRQTYSRLLHRSHFRLPGPHPSLKPPRDPHPSSDPVNHSITHYLKHFVNGNHNPPPPAPPPAPPPQAEAMLSVTQDSQQSRFQGLQENLKIKLHAAEKKRKRAIKNKNLNRKGFLESGIGGELQKVNSKGDLVNLDELEKNGDELFAQELRSRTAGLVTEEDVLGFLWSLEGQWCSTRKKRKYVDAGMFGDALPIDWKLLLGIRRRDFRPSIYCRRCISPTGQQFFSCQEAASFLKSYFGSSDADRSRDQKTFSIQQASVKSTAQNVHSAVKKGATCHDVPPHSTLDRASSGAHENNECSKSIENLPEVQVQDIIECAKCKLTFDEKNVYLQHLFAFHQKTTKRCRIGTPVGEGVIIKDGKYECQFCHKVFEERRSYNGHVGVHVRNSGKNSSEITSPPSIQKNEKSSSQEALLPRTSKMEALIEIAQSSIYEIPKVETCEQTTKDLPPVAFNLEETPVACGSHELNLFSAPVVQEENKVDRSAYIDLNAHGSISMMDTDSMVINDYTSNMDIKIDDKCVNDSEYIGSHDIDKYGNRNLEMNFGNACSNPSNGHLEDAHGLTVGEIGFPSASASVPLTQSFQFFPSLDSMSNKVEHEFSLVGQKLGNATEFEELRFDDLEPFKYGFMNGEELQSLSGSSMNLGNMAGIVDGFNSSVTFGSEDVTFNALDVNQLTTVCVWCRAEFKLDSVESEAPSESIGYMCPTCKDKISGHLDGGLSMNPHGF, encoded by the exons ATGGCTACTGTTGCCTCAGCCGAACCACCGCCACCTCCACGGTACTCAACCTCCGGCGGGGATGCTAGTGTAAAGGTGGAAGCTTTGAAGTGCATAGACGTCTCAAGGCTCTCCCAATTGGAACTGCAAGCTCTCTCTCTTTGCTCCGCTTCCTTCTTCGACCTAAGCAGTACGGACGATGTTGTTTCTCCCCAACTCGATCGCTCGCTCTTCAACGAGTCCGCCGGCAGCCGCCGACAGACCTACTCGCGCCTCCTGCACCGTTCTCACTTCCGACTCCCCGGCCCACACCCATCCCTTAAACCACCCCGCGATCCCCACCCCTCCTCCGACCCCGTGAACCACTCCATAACCCACTACCTGAAGCACTTTGTGAATGGCAACCACAATCCTCCCCCACCTGCTCCGCCTCCGGCTCCTCCTCCGCAGGCGGAGGCGATGCTGTCGGTGACGCAGGACTCCCAGCAATCACGTTTTCAAGGATTACAAGAAAATCTGAAGATCAaactccatgcagcggagaagAAGCGAAAAAGGGCGATAAAAAACAAGAATTTGAACAGAAAAGGTTTCTTGGAGAGTGGCATTGGTGGTGAGCTGCAAAAAGTGAATAGTAAGGGAGACCTGGTGAATTTGGACGAACTGGAGAAGAATGGTGACGAATTGTTCGCCCAAGAATTGAGGAGCAGGACTGCGGGATTGGTAACCGAGGAGGATGTTTTAGGGTTTTTGTGGAGTTTGGAGGGGCAATGGTGTAGCACTAGAAAGAAGAGGAAGTATGTTGATGCAGGTATGTTTGGAGATGCATTGCCCATTGACTGGAAGCTCTTGCTTGGAATCAGGAGGCGAGATTTCCGCCCCTCCATCTATTGCCGAAGATGCATAAG cCCTACTGGACAACAATTTTTTTCATGCCAGGAGGCTGCATCCTTTCTGAAATCCTATTTTGGGAGTAGTGATGCAGATCGTTCAAGGGATCAGAAGACTTTTAGCATTCAGCAGGCATCTGTCAAGTCAACTGCACAG AATGTACATTCTGCTGTCAAAAAGGGTGCTACATGTCATGACGTGCCACCGCATTCTACTTTGGATAGAGCCTCATCTGGTGCACATGAGAATAATGAATGCTCAAAGAGCATAGAAAACCTTCCTGAAGTTCAAGTTCAGGACATAATTGAATGTGCCAAATGCAAGTTGACTTTTGATGAGAAGAATGTGTACTTGCAGCATCTGTTTGCATTCCACCAAAAGACAACGAAAAGGTGCAGAATTGGGACTCCTGTTGGGGAAGGAGTGATCATCAAAGATGGGAAATATGAATGTCAGTTCTGTCACAAGGTTTTTGAAGAAAGACGAAGTTATAATGGCCATGTTGGCGTCCATGTGAGGAATTCTGGGAAAAATTCCAGTGAAATAACTTCTCCTCCAAGCATCCAGAAGAATGAAAAATCTTCATCGCAGGAGGCATTGCTTCCAAGGACATCAAAAATGGAGGCTTTAATTGAAATAGCCCAAAGTTCAATATATGAAATCCCAAAAGTTGAAACTTGTGAACAAACCACAAAAGATCTTCCTCCTGTCGCATTTAACTTGGAAGAAACTCCAGTTGCCTGTGGTAGTCATGAATTAAATTTGTTTTCAGCTCCTGTAGTACAGGAAGAAAATAAGGTTGACAGATCTGCTTACATAGACTTGAATGCACATGGTAGCATATCCATGATGGATACCGATAGTATGGTGATCAATGATTACACTTCAAATATGGACATTAAAATTGATGACAAGTGCGTAAATGACTCGGAATATATTGGGTCACATGACATTGATAAATATGGAAACAGAAATTTGGAGATGAATTTTGGTAATGCATGTTCAAATCCAAGTAATGGTCATCTAGAAGATGCTCATGGATTAACTGTTGGAGAAATTGGTTTTCCAAGTGCAAGTGCTTCTGTGCCCTTGACTCAATCATTTCAGTTCTTCCCTTCCTTGGACTCTATGTCAAATAAG GTAgaacatgaattttctttggttgGTCAGAAGCTTGGGAATGCTACAGAATTTGAGGAGCTGAGGTTTGATGACCTGGAACCCTTTAAGTACGGTTTTATGAATGGAGAAGAGTTGCAATCTTTGTCCGGAAGCTCCATGAACTTAGGAAATATGGCTGGGATTGTTGATGGGTTTAATTCCTCAGTTACGTTTGGTTCGGAGGACGTTACGTTTAATGCACTAGATGTAAATCAGCTGACAACTGTGTGTGTATGGTGCAGAGCAGAGTTCAAACTTGACAGTGTTGAATCAGAAGCTCCATCAGAATCCATTGGCTATATGTGTCCAACTTGCAAGGATAAAATCTCTGGGCACTTAGATGGTGGTCTCTCCATGAATCCTCATGGTTTCTGA
- the LOC140962892 gene encoding isoleucine--tRNA ligase, cytoplasmic-like isoform X2, with translation MLRHSGGPMLKLYNNNIERFLIDNAKVMPYSTGCKTPLSNFEASSNYKEVPDPEIMVAFPIIDDSDGACFVAWTTTPWTLPSNLALCVNANLVYAKVRNKFNGKVYVVAESCLAELPVEKAKKGLPDGVFGVSENSNLRAKSSGAKTKNVDTYEMLDKYTGALLVGKKYIPLFDYFKDFSLVAFRVIADDYVTGDGGTGIVHCAPAFGEDDYRVCMENGIISKGENLVVAVDDDGCFTERITDFSKRYVKDADKDIIQAVKSKERLVKSGSFTHSYPFCCRSDTPLIYRAVPSWFVAVEKIKDQLLENNKQTYWVPDFVKEKRFHNWLENARDWAVSRSRFWGTPLPIWISDNGEEIVVMDSIEKLEKLSGAKVTDLHRHKIDHITIPSSRGTEFGVLRRVEDVFDCWFESGSMPYAYIHYPFENVELFENNFPGHFVAEGLDQTRGWFYTLMVLSTALFGKPAFRNLICNGLVLAEDGKKMSKRLKNYPPPSEVINDYGADALRLYVINSPVVRAEPLRFKKDGVYGVVKDVFLPWYNAYRFLLQNAKRLEVEGLAPFAPIDKQILQQSSNALDQWINSATHSLVHFVRQEMDAYRLYTVVPYLLKFLDNLTNIYVRFNRKRLKGRTGEQDCRTALSTLYHVLLTACKSMAPFTPFFTEVLYQNLRKVTNGSEDSIHYCKFPEVEGKRVDLIEESVNRMMTIIDLARNIRERHNKPLKTPLREMVIVHPDTEFLDDITGKLREYVLEELNVKSLVPCNDTLKYASLCAEPDFSVLGKRLGKSMGIVAKEVKAMSTENILVLEKAGEVTIATHVLKLSDIKITRKFKYPDNVKEEEMDAAGDGDVLVILDLRGDDSLFEAGVAREVVNRVQKLRKKVSLEPTDMVDVFFKSLDNDKTVFQEILKSQEQYIRDVLGSSLLPSDLLPPRAVILTEESFHGISNLSFTIILTRRAVV, from the exons ATGCTGAGACATTCTGGGGGTCCAATGttgaaattatataataataatattgaaagATTTCTTATCGACAATGCCAAG GTGATGCCATACAGCACAGGTTGCAAAACTCCATTGTCTAATTTTGAAGCTAGTTCAAACTACAAGGAAGTCCCAGATCCTGAAATAATGGTAGCCTTTCCCATTATTGATGATTCAGATGGAGCATGTTTTGTGGCATGGACCACAACTCCTTGGACTTTACCTAGCAACCTTGCACTTTGTGTCAATGCCAATCTTGTGTATGCGAAGGTCCGCAACAAGTTCAATGGAAAAGTTTATGTGGTTGCTGAATCTTGTTTGGCAGAGCTTCCTGTTGAAAAGGCAAAAAAAGGATTACCTGATGGAGTTTTTGGTGTTTCTGAAAATTCAAACCTAAGGGCCAAATCTTCTGGTGCAAAAACAAAGAATGTTGATACTTATGAAATGTTGGATAAGTATACCGGAGCTTTACTTGTTGGAAAGAAATATATCCCATTGTTTGATTATTTCAAGGATTTCTCTCTTGTGGCATTCAGAGTTATTGCAGATGATTATGTAACTGGTGATGGTGGTACAGGAATTGTCCACTGTGCTCCTGCATTTGGTGAAGATGATTACCGTGTTTGTATGGAGAATGGCATAATTAGCAAGGGGGAAAACCTTGTTGTTGCAGTGGATGATGATGGTTGTTTCACTGAGAGAATCACTGACTTCAGCAAGCGTTATGTAAAAGATGCAGATAAAGATATTATTCAAGCAGTGAAGTCGAAAGAAAGGCTTGTCAAATCTGGAAGCTTTACTCATAGTTATCCGTTTTGTTGTAGATCAGATACTCCTCTAATCTATAGAGCCGTGCCCAGCTGGTTTGTTGCTGTGGAGAAGATAAAGGATCAATTGCTTGAGAACAACAAACAGACATACTGGGTCCCTGACTTTGTGAAGGAAAAACGCTTTCATAATTGGCTAGAAAATGCTAGAGATTGGGCTGTCAGTCGAAGTAGGTTTTGGGGTACTCCACTCCCTATATGGATTAGTGACAATGGTGAGGAGATTGTGGTCATGGATTCCATTGAAAAACTTGAAAAACTTTCTGGTGCTAAGGTGACAGACTTGCATCGTCATAAAATTGACCATATCACTATCCCTTCAAGTCGAGGAACTGAATTTGGCGTCCTTCGACGAGTCGAGGATGTGTTTGATTGCTGGTTTGAGAGCGGATCCATGCCTTATGCTTATATCCATTATCCATTTGAAAATGTTGAATTGTTTGAGAACAATTTCCCTGGACATTTCGTGGCTGAGGGGCTGGATCAAACTCGTGGATGGTTCTATACTCTCATGGTTTTGTCGACTGCACTTTTTGGAAAACCAGCTTTCAGAAATCTCATTTGTAATGGGCTTGTACTGGCTGAGGATGGGAAGAAGATGAGTaagagattgaagaattatccTCCACCATCAGAAGTGATAAATGATTATGGAGCTGATGCATTAAGACTGTACGTTATTAACTCCCCAGTTGTTCGTGCCGAACCTTTGCGCTTTAAAAAGGATGGAGTTTATGGAGTGGTAAAAGATGTTTTCTTGCCATGGTATAATGCCTATAGGTTCCTTCTGCAAAATGCGAAAAGACTTGAAGTTGAAGGACTTGCACCATTTGCACCCATTGACAAACAAATTCTTCAGCAGTCATCCAATGCACTCGACCAATGGATTAACTCAGCTACGCATAGTTTGGTTCACTTTGTGCGGCAAGAAATGGATGCTTATAGGCTTTACACCGTTGTTCCTTATCTACTTAAGTTTTTGGACAACTTGACAAATATTTATGTGCGATTTAATCGAAAAAGACTGAAAGGTCGCACAGGAGAACAGGATTGCAGAACTGCTCTTTCTACTCTTTATCATGTACTTCTAACTGCATGTAAATCAATGGCTCCATTCACACCATTCTTTACTGAAGTTCTGTATCAGAACTTGAGGAAAGTTACCAATGGATCAGAAGATAGCATTCACTATTGCAAATTTCCAGAAGTAGAAGGCAAAAGAGTGGATCTTATTGAAGAAAGCGTCAATCGGATGATGACAATAATAGATCTTGCACGCAACATTCGTGAGCGTCACAACAAACCTCTTAAAACACCGCTGAGGGAGATGGTGATTGTGCATCCTGATACAGAATTTCTTGATGATATTACTGGCAAACTAAGAGAATATGTTCTTGAAGAACTTAATGTGAAGTCTTTGGTCCCATGCAACGACACTTTGAAGTATGCTTCCTTGTGTGCGGAACCTGATTTTAGCGTGTTAGGAAAAAGGCTAGGAAAATCGATGGGAATTGTTGCTAAAGAGGTGAAGGCGATGTCAACTGAAAATATCTTAGTTTTGGAGAAAGCAGGAGAGGTTACTATTGCCACACACGTCTTGAAGCTTAGTGATATCAAGATAACTAGGAAGTTCAAGTATCCTGATAATGTGAAAGAAGAGGAAATGGATGCAGCTGGTGATGGTGATGTTTTGGTTATATTGGACTTGCGTGGGGACGATTCGTTGTTCGAGGCTGGAGTTGCTCGAGAAGTTGTAAATCGCGTTCAAAAGCTGCGAAAGAAAGTTTCCCTTGAACCTACTGACATGGTAgatgtcttctttaaatcacTGGACAATGATAAAACAGTTTTTCAAGAAATACTAAAATCCCAGGAACAATACATTCGTGATGTGCTTGGGTCTTCATTGTTACCATCTGATCTACTTCCACCTCGTGCTGTGATTCTTACCGAAGAGAGTTTTCATGGGATTTCAAATCTCTCCTTTACTATTATCTTGACTAGACGTGCTGTAGTATAA
- the LOC140963112 gene encoding calmodulin-like protein 30 — translation MSSFSFLDIQYNLSKRKFLKKPSRMFSGDHRQSSSSKTLPIYLPNMQELKQVFNKFDTNKDGKISPEEYKAILKALGKKNLLSREVQKIFEVTDLDGDGYIDFDEFVEVQKKEGGVKTVDLQQAFRAFDKDNDGKITVEEVYELLRKLGERCSLNDCRKMVRAVDTNGDGVIDNDEFMCMMTRTMITY, via the coding sequence ATGTCGAGTTTCAGCTTTCTAGACATCCAATACAACCTCTCGAAgagaaaattcttgaaaaaaccTTCAAGAATGTTTTCAGGGGATCACAGGCAGAGCTCGAGTTCGAAGACGTTGCCTATTTACTTACCAAATATGCAAGAACTAAAACAAGTATTCAACAAATTCGACACCAACAAAGATGGTAAGATATCTCCAGAGGAGTACAAGGCCATACTAAAGGCCCTAGGCAAAAAGAATCTCCTCTCAAGAGAAGTGCAGAAGATTTTTGAGGTCACGGATTTGGATGGCGATGGATACATCGATTTCGATGAATTCGTGGAAGTGCAGAAGAAGGAAGGTGGAGTGAAGACTGTGGATTTGCAACAAGCTTTCCGGGCCTTTGATAAAGATAACGACGGGAAAATCACGGTCGAAGAAGTTTACGAGCTGTTGCGTAAACTCGGGGAGAGATGCAGCTTGAATGATTGTCGGAAGATGGTGAGAGCTGTGGATACTAATGGGGATGGTGTGATTGATAACGATGAATTTATGTGCATGATGACTCGTACTATGATTACTTACTAG
- the LOC140963042 gene encoding phosphoribosylamine--glycine ligase-like translates to MAFKVSLSSSAARYGSLPYLDFHSHLFNLTPKFISRFCSNVRTTGGSFVKHDFGNSVKVLWSYGRGGFNAGDGGYRPSATPAFVSLASNNGVFSPSEERVVVLVIGGGGREHSLCYALKRSPFCDAVFCAPGNAGISNSGDATCIDDLDISSSSSVIAFCREWGVGLVVVGPEAPLVSGLANDLVKAGIPTFGPSSEAAALEGSKDFMKRLCDKYAIPTAKYQTFTDPSAAKEYIKNEGAPIVVKADGLAAGKGVIIAMTLEEAFEAVDLMLVKNVFGSAGYRVIIEEYLEGEEASFFAIVDGENAIPLESAQDHKRVGVGDTGPNTGGMGAYSPAPILTKELESVVMKSIILPTVKGMAAEGCKFVGVLYAGLMIEKKSGLPKLIEYNVRFGDPECQVLMVRLESDLIQVLLAACSGKLSGLSLEWSPGSAMVVVMASEGYPGSYKKGTVIRNLEEAEQVASAVKVFHAGTAFDSNGNFISTGGRVLGVTAKGIDLNEARDLAYQAVEQINWPEGFYRRDIGWRALPRKQYVTET, encoded by the exons ATGGCTTTCAAAGTTTCACTCAGCTCGTCGGCGGCTAGATACGGCAGTCTTCCATACTTGGACTTCCACAGTCATCTATTTAATCTGACGCCAAAGTTTATCAGCCGTTTTTGTTCTAATGTCCGGACAACTGGTGGGAGTTTTGTGAAGCATGATTTTGGTAATTCTGTTAAAGTTCTGTGGAGTTATGGCCGTGGCGGCTTTAACGCTGGAGACGGCGGTTATCGTCCATCAGCTACGCCTGCATTTGTTAGTCTTGCTTCCAATAATGGGGTCTTCTCTCCTTCTG AGGAAAGAGTGGTTGTGTTGGTTATCGGAGGAGGTGGCAGGGAGCACTCACTTTGTTATGCCCTGAAACGTTCTCCGTTCTGTGATGCTGTGTTTTGTGCACCTGGGAATGCCGGAATATCTAATTCGGGTGATGCAACTTGTATAGATGACCTTGATATCTCTTCCAGCTCATCAGTGATTGCCTTTTGCCGTGAATGGGGAGTTGGATTGGTTGTGGTGGGACCAGAGGCGCCTCTTGTTTCTGGTCTTGCTAATGATCTTGTTAAAGCTGGTATTCCTACCTTCGGCCCCTCTTCCGAGGCTGCTGCCTTAGAAGGGTCGAAAGACTTCATGAAACGTTTATGTGACAAATATGCAATTCCAACTGCCAAG TATCAAACTTTTACAGATCCGTCGGCTGCAaaagaatatataaaaaatgaagGTGCCCCCATTGTTGTAAAAGCAGATGGCTTAGCGGCAGGAAAAGGAGTTATTATTGCGATGACATTAGAGGAAGCATTTGAAGCCGTCGACCTGATGCTTGTGAAAAACGTTTTTGGATCTGCTGGTTATCGTGTCATTATTGAAGAGTATCTGGAAGGAGAAGAAGCATCGTTCTTTGCTATAGTAGATGGAGAAAATGCCATACCTTTAGAATCTGCTCAGGATCATAAACGAGTTGGTGTTGGGGACACCGGGCCTAATACTGGTGGAATGGGTGCATACTCTCCAGCCCCTATCTTAACAAAAGAACTCGAATCTGTTGTTATGAAATCTATAATTCTTCCTACGGTGAAGGGAATGGCTGCAGAAGGCTGCAAATTTGTGGGTGTTCTATATGCCGGGCTTATGATCGAGAAGAAGTCTGGATTACCGAAGCTGATCGAATATAATGTTCGGTTTGGAGATCCGGAGTGCCAG GTACTGATGGTTCGTTTAGAGTCTGATCTGATACAAGTTCTACTTGCAGCTTGCAGTGGAAAGCTAAGTGGCTTATCCCTCGAATGGTCCCCTGGCTCAGCCATGGTTGTGGTCATGGCAAGTGAAGGGTATCCTGGAAGCTACAAAAAGGGGACAGTAATCCGAAACCTCGAAGAAGCAGAACAAGTAGCCTCAGCTGTCAAAGTTTTCCATGCTGGTACTGCTTTCGACTCCAATGGCAACTTCATTTCCACAGGTGGGCGTGTTCTTGGTGTCACTGCTAAAGGGATCGATCTCAACGAGGCACGGGATTTAGCGTACCAAGCCGTCGAGCAAATTAACTGGCCAGAAGGGTTCTACAGGCGAGATATTGGATGGCGAGCTCTGCCTAGAAAGCAATATGTGACAGAAACTTGA